A stretch of Amycolatopsis balhimycina FH 1894 DNA encodes these proteins:
- a CDS encoding DUF2020 domain-containing protein produces MRRLVLLAPAVALLAGCGATIVTGTAAPSPPSASSAVGAELPPDPQPGATEDCPYLGSEVVAEANGQHVSKVRVSADQPHPACFFYRPDGKIQLTVRVYVGDVKTATALVNKAAPIDSSNPASDPPGWKGGYLSSDDGAVYAVAKGASAVVVTTNQKQSVKARTVAKKAIAALKL; encoded by the coding sequence ATGCGACGACTCGTACTTCTCGCGCCCGCCGTGGCCCTGCTGGCCGGCTGTGGCGCCACCATCGTGACCGGCACCGCGGCTCCCAGCCCGCCGTCCGCGTCCTCCGCCGTGGGCGCCGAGCTGCCCCCGGACCCCCAGCCGGGAGCGACCGAGGACTGCCCGTACCTCGGCAGCGAGGTCGTGGCCGAGGCGAACGGCCAGCACGTGTCGAAGGTGCGCGTGTCCGCCGACCAGCCGCACCCGGCGTGCTTCTTCTACCGCCCGGACGGGAAGATCCAGCTCACCGTGCGGGTGTACGTCGGGGACGTGAAAACGGCGACGGCGCTGGTCAACAAGGCGGCGCCGATCGATTCGTCCAACCCGGCCTCCGATCCGCCGGGCTGGAAGGGCGGCTACCTGTCCTCCGACGACGGCGCCGTTTACGCGGTCGCGAAGGGGGCATCAGCCGTCGTGGTGACGACCAACCAGAAGCAAAGCGTCAAAGCACGCACAGTGGCGAAGAAGGCTATCGCTGCCCTGAAGCTCTAG
- a CDS encoding pyridoxine/pyridoxamine 5'-phosphate oxidase — protein sequence MVQLRGWPSFPEELPVFTPETAPPDPQALFLEWLTEAGEHVLAPHAVTLSTVDADGAPDARVVILKDVGPAGWAVATSSESPKGLQLRKDPRAALTFFWPGRGRQVRLRGPVSPAAPEVSAADFLARPPASRVEAFIGHQSQVLHDPADLDAAAAEAERWVADNPDVAPETWTRYLVDPDEVEFWQAGHDRRHVRLRYRKSGGEWVRERLWP from the coding sequence ATGGTGCAGTTGCGCGGCTGGCCGTCGTTCCCCGAAGAACTTCCCGTGTTCACGCCGGAGACCGCGCCCCCGGACCCACAGGCGCTGTTCCTGGAGTGGCTGACCGAGGCCGGCGAGCACGTGCTGGCACCGCACGCCGTCACTCTGTCCACAGTGGACGCCGATGGCGCGCCCGACGCCCGCGTGGTGATCCTCAAGGATGTCGGGCCGGCCGGCTGGGCGGTCGCAACCAGCTCGGAAAGCCCCAAGGGCCTGCAGCTGCGCAAGGATCCGCGCGCCGCGTTGACGTTCTTCTGGCCCGGCCGCGGCCGGCAGGTCCGGCTGCGCGGCCCGGTCTCCCCCGCCGCGCCCGAGGTGTCCGCGGCCGACTTCCTGGCCCGGCCGCCGGCGTCCCGCGTCGAGGCGTTCATCGGGCACCAGTCCCAGGTGCTGCACGATCCGGCGGACCTCGACGCGGCGGCCGCGGAAGCGGAACGCTGGGTTGCGGACAACCCGGACGTGGCCCCGGAAACGTGGACGCGGTACCTCGTGGACCCGGACGAGGTCGAGTTCTGGCAGGCCGGCCACGACCGGCGGCACGTGCGGCTGCGGTACCGGAAGTCCGGCGGCGAGTGGGTCCGCGAGCGCCTCTGGCCGTGA
- the lipB gene encoding lipoyl(octanoyl) transferase LipB, whose translation MDWPIKRVDLGEVGYHQALADMNTWVEERQQGLAEDRLFLLSHPPIVTYGPRTKPEDLPADLPAVQVDRGGYATYHGPGQLVGYLVVDVKARGPVDIVRWLENGLVDALGWLGFPAVRRETPKGASSLAGVWTPDHRKVASIGMRIRRGVTSHGFALNVDPDMTAFHRFTACGLADVTMVSLAELAAEQRRGTPSDAEVRDAVFAALTAGS comes from the coding sequence GTGGACTGGCCGATCAAGCGGGTCGACCTCGGTGAGGTCGGTTACCACCAAGCTCTCGCCGACATGAACACGTGGGTGGAAGAACGTCAGCAGGGCTTGGCCGAGGACCGGCTCTTCCTCCTCAGCCATCCGCCGATCGTCACCTACGGCCCGCGCACCAAGCCCGAAGACCTGCCCGCCGATCTGCCGGCCGTCCAGGTCGACCGCGGCGGGTACGCCACCTACCACGGGCCAGGGCAGCTCGTCGGCTACCTCGTCGTCGACGTCAAGGCGCGCGGGCCCGTCGACATCGTGCGGTGGCTCGAAAACGGCCTGGTGGACGCCCTCGGCTGGCTGGGTTTTCCCGCGGTGCGGCGGGAAACGCCGAAGGGGGCGTCCAGCCTCGCCGGGGTCTGGACACCGGACCACCGCAAGGTCGCCTCGATCGGCATGCGGATCCGCCGCGGGGTCACCAGCCACGGCTTCGCGCTCAACGTCGACCCGGACATGACGGCCTTCCACCGCTTCACCGCGTGCGGTCTCGCCGACGTCACCATGGTGTCCCTCGCCGAGCTCGCCGCCGAACAACGACGGGGGACACCGTCCGATGCCGAGGTGCGGGACGCGGTTTTCGCTGCCCTCACCGCAGGAAGCTGA
- a CDS encoding alpha/beta fold hydrolase: MRRKMLTAGLVLALTAALGGVAAADARPGGRPKLTDPHPCPGQPGFTCSILTVPLDHTGRVPGTLDLPVATADNVTAPKGVLLFLTGGPGQGGVGAITRIATQRLPEVAKDYRFVMLDQRGTGPSGALQCPGLQAQMGSSDIATPSPDAVKECARILGHTAPLYSTDQTVADFDQLRQALGVPKMVVDGVSYGSFTAARYAIAHPRNVSKVVLDSVLPHHATASASLYLTGLTAEARVLRAACAVAPACGYDPAEDLAWVVRHRGAADGVRIFDTIVSYEFADPTYRAPAAGDIIGALHEARGGAPAHLDELLEAYKSGGDDPASFSAGLHAATLCADQRFPWGSAATPVPFRQPLLSLAARTLPASATWPYTTEVATRQGFIQSCLPWPAERPGSNPAGPLPDVPVLLLNGDHDLSTPLEWAREESAQAPRGELVIVPGASHSIQNRERGHAGRDAVISFLR; this comes from the coding sequence ATGCGCAGGAAGATGCTGACCGCCGGGCTGGTCCTGGCGCTGACCGCCGCACTCGGGGGTGTGGCCGCGGCCGACGCGCGTCCTGGGGGACGACCGAAGCTGACGGACCCGCATCCGTGCCCGGGCCAACCGGGTTTCACGTGCTCGATCCTGACCGTGCCGCTCGACCACACCGGCCGGGTGCCGGGCACGCTCGACCTGCCCGTGGCGACCGCGGACAACGTGACCGCGCCCAAGGGCGTGCTGCTGTTCCTCACCGGCGGCCCCGGGCAGGGCGGCGTCGGCGCGATCACGCGGATCGCCACGCAACGGCTGCCGGAAGTCGCGAAGGACTACCGGTTCGTCATGCTCGACCAGCGCGGCACCGGGCCGTCGGGTGCGCTGCAGTGTCCCGGCCTGCAGGCGCAGATGGGCAGTTCGGACATCGCGACGCCGTCACCCGATGCGGTGAAGGAATGCGCGCGCATCCTCGGCCACACGGCTCCGCTGTACTCGACCGACCAGACCGTGGCGGACTTCGACCAGCTGCGGCAGGCGCTCGGCGTGCCGAAGATGGTCGTCGACGGCGTCTCGTACGGCTCGTTCACCGCGGCGCGGTACGCGATCGCGCACCCGCGCAACGTCAGCAAGGTCGTCCTCGATTCGGTGCTGCCGCACCACGCGACCGCGTCCGCATCGCTGTACCTGACGGGGTTGACGGCGGAGGCGCGCGTGCTGCGCGCGGCCTGCGCGGTGGCCCCGGCCTGCGGCTACGACCCGGCCGAAGACCTGGCGTGGGTGGTCCGCCACCGCGGCGCGGCCGACGGGGTGCGGATCTTCGACACGATCGTCTCGTACGAATTCGCCGACCCGACCTACCGCGCCCCGGCGGCGGGCGACATCATCGGCGCGCTCCACGAAGCCCGCGGCGGGGCCCCGGCCCACCTCGACGAGCTGCTGGAGGCCTACAAGTCCGGTGGCGACGACCCGGCGTCGTTCAGCGCCGGCCTCCACGCGGCGACGCTGTGCGCCGACCAGCGCTTCCCGTGGGGCTCCGCGGCCACCCCGGTCCCGTTCCGGCAACCCCTGCTGTCGCTGGCCGCACGCACGCTGCCGGCGAGCGCGACCTGGCCGTACACGACCGAAGTCGCCACGCGGCAGGGGTTCATCCAGAGCTGCCTGCCGTGGCCGGCGGAACGCCCCGGCTCGAACCCGGCGGGACCGTTGCCGGACGTCCCGGTGCTGCTGCTCAACGGCGACCACGACCTTTCGACGCCGTTGGAGTGGGCGCGGGAGGAATCGGCGCAGGCCCCGCGCGGTGAGCTGGTGATCGTGCCGGGCGCGTCGCACTCGATCCAGAACCGCGAACGCGGCCACGCGGGGCGGGACGCGGTGATCAGCTTCCTGCGGTGA
- a CDS encoding BTAD domain-containing putative transcriptional regulator, which produces MRIGILGPFEIRLDDGALADVPGARLRGLLVALALEPGQVVPKATLVDWIWGERPPAEAANALQRLVSRLRKALPDGSVDGRPTGYRLLVAPDAVDAVRFEHLVGQARQDPRQLRDALALWRGAAMQDVELPESPAFGAAVTRLEGLRLAALEDRFDAEVRLGCGADLVTELTDLVAANPMRERLVVALMRALVATGRDTEALLVYERTRETLADTLGVDPSPELSELHVALLRGELGRREENRKTNLRAELTSFVGKDADVAAVRELVAGHRLTTLIGPGGSGKTRLATETARTLLGDLPDGAWVVELAAIRAEGDPAQATLSALGLRDVLLGEGPDAEPVDRVVAALRERETLLILDNCEHVIEAAAEFAHRVLGECRRLRVLATSREPLGITGESLWPVAPLALPGENADAVEIENAPAVRLLRDRAGAVRKDLALNASPALARICRALDGMPLAIELAAARLRTMSLDQLANRLDDRFRLLTGGSRTALPRHRTLRAVIDWSWELLADDERTVLRRLSVFSGGTGLEAAERVCGDDAVEDVLTALTEKSLVVADGEEAPRYRMLGTIKEYAEQRLTEAGEADSTRRAHLAYFTELAETAEPHLRRAEQLEWLATLEAEHDNLAAAMRGALTAGDAQAAMRLAAGAGWYWWLGGHKSEGMELLTTAARTPGEVTDELRATVYAIISMFVNSGPGDERQSAEWIHQAYRFSRNIQGGHPGLGLVVAMERLLQGPEAALSAFEPALADEDPWVRALARLQLGKMRVIFGQGGREAEEYLETALTEFRAIGERFGISFALAELADLVATRGEFARACEHLEQAIAAVTEIGAVDDVIRMRSRQAQHYWLLGDKDSSAAAIAEARRHADGVTWPGTLAVLALSKAELARWDGDAEEARRQIGVMRAVLGEEAEQPHLRATALVLLGYVAGDLDEARGLYEAACAAADETGYVPMIADAVVGVADLALRQEEYEQAARLLAASTVVRGLPDLSKPDVARIEETTRRRLGDTRFTEATREGAQASRHELIAVTLAS; this is translated from the coding sequence GTGCGGATCGGGATCCTGGGGCCCTTCGAAATACGGCTGGACGACGGCGCGCTCGCCGACGTGCCGGGCGCCCGGTTGCGGGGACTGCTGGTCGCCCTCGCGCTCGAACCGGGTCAGGTGGTCCCGAAAGCGACGCTCGTCGACTGGATCTGGGGCGAGCGTCCACCCGCCGAAGCGGCGAACGCCTTGCAGCGCTTGGTTTCCCGGCTGCGGAAGGCCCTGCCGGACGGGTCGGTCGACGGCAGGCCGACCGGCTACCGGCTGCTGGTGGCGCCCGACGCCGTCGACGCCGTGCGGTTCGAGCACCTCGTCGGCCAGGCCCGCCAGGACCCACGGCAGCTGCGGGACGCACTGGCGCTGTGGCGCGGCGCGGCCATGCAGGACGTCGAGCTGCCGGAGAGCCCGGCGTTCGGCGCGGCGGTCACCCGGCTCGAGGGCCTGCGCCTGGCCGCGCTGGAGGACCGGTTCGACGCGGAGGTCCGCCTCGGCTGCGGCGCGGACCTGGTCACGGAACTGACCGACCTGGTGGCCGCGAACCCGATGCGGGAACGGCTGGTCGTCGCGTTGATGCGCGCCCTCGTCGCGACCGGGCGCGACACCGAGGCACTGCTCGTCTACGAGCGCACGAGGGAAACGCTGGCCGACACCCTGGGCGTCGACCCGTCACCCGAGCTGTCCGAGCTGCACGTCGCGCTGCTGCGGGGCGAGCTGGGACGGCGTGAGGAGAACCGGAAAACCAACCTGCGGGCCGAGCTGACCAGCTTCGTCGGCAAGGACGCCGACGTCGCCGCGGTCCGCGAGCTCGTCGCCGGCCACCGCCTCACCACCCTGATCGGGCCGGGCGGTTCGGGAAAGACCAGGCTGGCCACGGAAACCGCGCGCACCCTGCTCGGTGACCTGCCGGACGGCGCCTGGGTGGTGGAGCTCGCGGCCATCCGCGCCGAGGGTGACCCCGCGCAGGCGACGCTCTCCGCCCTCGGCCTGCGGGACGTCCTGCTCGGCGAGGGACCGGACGCGGAGCCGGTGGACCGGGTCGTCGCCGCGCTCCGCGAGCGGGAAACGCTGCTGATTCTGGACAACTGCGAGCACGTGATCGAGGCCGCGGCGGAGTTCGCCCACCGCGTGCTCGGCGAATGCCGCCGGCTGCGGGTCCTCGCGACGAGCCGGGAACCCCTCGGCATCACCGGGGAGTCGCTGTGGCCGGTCGCACCGCTGGCCCTGCCCGGGGAGAACGCCGACGCCGTCGAGATCGAGAACGCTCCGGCCGTGCGGCTGCTGCGGGACCGGGCCGGCGCCGTGCGCAAGGACCTAGCCCTCAACGCATCCCCGGCTCTGGCACGCATCTGCCGGGCGCTGGACGGCATGCCCCTGGCCATCGAACTGGCCGCGGCCCGGCTGCGGACGATGTCCCTCGATCAGCTCGCCAACCGGCTCGACGACCGGTTCCGCCTGCTGACCGGCGGGAGCCGCACCGCGCTGCCGCGGCACCGCACGCTGCGCGCGGTGATCGACTGGAGCTGGGAACTGCTCGCCGACGACGAGCGAACGGTGCTGCGCCGGCTGTCGGTGTTCTCCGGTGGTACGGGCCTGGAAGCCGCCGAACGGGTCTGCGGGGACGACGCGGTCGAAGACGTCCTGACGGCGTTGACCGAGAAGTCGCTGGTCGTCGCCGACGGCGAGGAAGCGCCGCGCTACCGGATGCTCGGCACGATCAAGGAGTACGCGGAGCAACGGCTCACCGAAGCTGGGGAAGCGGATTCGACGCGCCGGGCGCACCTCGCGTACTTCACCGAGCTCGCCGAAACCGCCGAACCGCACCTCCGTCGCGCCGAACAGCTGGAGTGGCTCGCCACGCTCGAAGCCGAGCACGACAACCTCGCCGCGGCGATGCGCGGGGCGCTCACGGCGGGCGACGCGCAGGCGGCGATGCGGCTCGCGGCGGGGGCCGGCTGGTACTGGTGGCTGGGCGGCCACAAGTCCGAAGGCATGGAGCTGCTCACCACGGCCGCGCGCACGCCCGGCGAGGTCACCGACGAGCTCCGGGCGACGGTGTACGCCATCATCTCGATGTTCGTGAACTCCGGGCCGGGCGACGAACGCCAGTCCGCGGAGTGGATCCACCAGGCGTACCGCTTCAGCCGGAACATCCAGGGCGGGCACCCGGGGCTGGGGCTGGTCGTCGCGATGGAACGTCTTTTGCAGGGACCCGAAGCGGCGTTGTCCGCGTTCGAGCCGGCGCTGGCGGACGAGGATCCCTGGGTTCGCGCGCTGGCCCGGCTGCAGCTCGGCAAGATGCGGGTCATCTTCGGCCAAGGCGGGCGGGAGGCCGAGGAGTACCTCGAGACGGCGTTGACCGAGTTCCGCGCGATCGGCGAGCGGTTCGGGATCTCCTTCGCCCTGGCCGAATTGGCCGACCTGGTCGCCACGCGCGGTGAGTTCGCCCGGGCATGCGAGCACCTCGAACAGGCGATCGCGGCGGTCACCGAAATCGGCGCCGTCGACGACGTGATCCGGATGCGGTCACGCCAGGCACAGCACTACTGGCTGCTGGGCGACAAGGATTCCAGCGCGGCCGCCATCGCCGAGGCCCGGCGGCACGCGGACGGCGTCACCTGGCCGGGCACGCTGGCCGTGCTGGCCCTGTCGAAAGCGGAACTCGCCCGCTGGGACGGCGATGCCGAGGAGGCACGCCGGCAAATCGGCGTCATGCGTGCCGTGCTCGGCGAAGAAGCGGAGCAGCCACACCTCCGCGCGACCGCTCTTGTCCTGCTGGGTTACGTAGCCGGCGATCTCGACGAAGCGCGCGGACTCTACGAGGCGGCCTGTGCGGCGGCGGACGAGACCGGATACGTGCCCATGATCGCGGATGCCGTGGTCGGCGTCGCGGATTTGGCGCTGCGGCAAGAGGAGTACGAGCAAGCCGCGCGACTGCTCGCGGCGAGCACCGTGGTGCGCGGGCTGCCGGATCTGTCCAAACCGGACGTCGCGCGGATCGAGGAAACCACGCGACGCCGCCTCGGTGACACGCGGTTCACCGAGGCGACGCGGGAAGGTGCGCAGGCGAGCCGGCACGAGCTGATCGCCGTCACGCTCGCTTCTTGA
- a CDS encoding DUF6918 family protein, producing the protein MADTLKDILLDSGRRPAVVSDFETLVDAEVSDKGGVSGAVVKTGFAAVKKIKPGIIPSAVDALLPDFATALEPFYGDYRTKGGNDFGAYLSSRSDEASDALLSVTDSRAEKSSRDSIKKVYGKLRPNGKKNVEEALPRLGQLIDKHAAAV; encoded by the coding sequence GTGGCTGACACCCTCAAGGACATCCTGCTCGACTCCGGCCGTCGCCCGGCTGTCGTCTCCGACTTCGAGACCCTCGTCGACGCCGAGGTCTCCGACAAGGGCGGCGTTTCCGGTGCCGTCGTGAAGACCGGCTTCGCCGCGGTCAAGAAGATCAAGCCGGGCATCATCCCCTCGGCCGTCGACGCGCTGCTGCCGGACTTCGCCACCGCGCTCGAGCCGTTCTACGGCGACTACCGCACCAAGGGTGGCAACGACTTCGGTGCCTACCTGTCCAGCCGCTCGGACGAGGCTTCCGACGCGCTGCTGAGCGTCACCGACTCGCGCGCGGAGAAGAGCAGCCGCGACAGCATCAAGAAGGTCTACGGCAAGCTGCGCCCGAACGGCAAGAAGAACGTCGAGGAGGCGCTGCCGCGTCTCGGCCAGCTGATCGACAAGCACGCCGCTGCCGTCTGA
- a CDS encoding peptidylprolyl isomerase produces MSLVKATLHTNQGDIHLNLLPDHAPKTVANFVGLAEGTKEYTQPNAAGTNSGPFYDGSIFHRVIDGFMLQGGDPTGTGRGGPGYKFGDEFHPELQFSKPYLLAMANAGPGTNGSQFFITVAPTTHLNFRHTIFGEVADQESRNVVDTIARTSTGPADRPLTDIVIEKITIEH; encoded by the coding sequence ATGAGTCTCGTGAAAGCTACGCTGCACACCAACCAGGGTGACATCCACCTGAACCTGCTCCCCGACCACGCGCCGAAGACGGTCGCGAACTTCGTCGGGCTGGCGGAAGGCACCAAGGAGTACACCCAGCCCAACGCGGCGGGGACGAACTCCGGCCCCTTCTACGACGGGTCGATCTTCCACCGGGTCATCGATGGCTTCATGCTGCAGGGCGGCGACCCGACCGGCACCGGCCGCGGCGGCCCCGGCTACAAGTTCGGCGACGAATTCCACCCGGAGCTGCAGTTCAGCAAGCCGTACCTGCTGGCCATGGCGAACGCCGGCCCGGGCACGAACGGCTCGCAGTTCTTCATCACCGTCGCGCCGACCACCCACCTGAACTTCCGGCACACGATCTTCGGCGAGGTGGCCGACCAGGAGTCGCGCAACGTCGTCGACACGATCGCCCGGACGTCGACCGGCCCGGCGGACCGCCCGCTGACCGACATCGTGATCGAGAAGATCACCATCGAGCACTGA
- a CDS encoding ABC transporter permease yields MKSPSIVMLRRNFKHIARNPTSVFNAVLMPIVIMLMFVYMLGDAFDVGVDYVDYATPGLMLLAVCYGLGATATSVNSDMTKGIINRFKVMDVSRGAVLTGHVVASVLTNLVAIAALVGVAFLLGFSPSASFLDWLGVAGIVVLLAFAAGWLTIALGLAAKSVETAGLATVPLVMLPFFSSAIAPADKMGQGLRQFAEYQPFTPIIETVRGLLNGTPSTGYAIAAIAWCAGIAVVGYLWASATFKKRA; encoded by the coding sequence ATGAAATCTCCCTCGATCGTGATGCTGCGGCGCAACTTCAAGCACATCGCCCGGAACCCGACGTCGGTGTTCAACGCGGTCCTGATGCCGATCGTGATCATGCTGATGTTCGTCTACATGCTCGGAGACGCTTTCGACGTCGGTGTCGACTACGTCGACTACGCGACGCCGGGCCTGATGCTGCTGGCCGTTTGCTACGGCCTCGGCGCCACCGCGACGTCGGTGAACTCCGACATGACCAAGGGCATCATCAACCGCTTCAAGGTCATGGACGTCTCCCGCGGCGCGGTCCTGACCGGGCACGTCGTCGCCAGCGTGCTGACCAACCTCGTCGCCATCGCCGCCCTTGTCGGCGTGGCTTTCTTACTGGGGTTCAGCCCGTCGGCGAGTTTCCTCGACTGGCTCGGCGTGGCCGGCATCGTCGTCCTGCTCGCCTTCGCGGCCGGCTGGCTGACGATCGCTTTGGGGCTGGCGGCGAAATCCGTGGAAACGGCGGGTCTCGCCACCGTGCCGCTGGTCATGTTGCCGTTCTTCAGCAGCGCGATCGCCCCGGCCGACAAGATGGGGCAGGGCCTCCGGCAGTTCGCGGAGTACCAGCCGTTCACGCCCATCATCGAAACCGTGCGCGGGCTGCTGAACGGCACACCGTCCACCGGCTACGCGATCGCCGCGATCGCCTGGTGCGCCGGCATCGCTGTCGTCGGCTACCTGTGGGCCTCCGCCACGTTCAAGAAGCGAGCGTGA
- a CDS encoding rhomboid family intramembrane serine protease, protein MNQPPNPAAEQAALPGCWWHPNRPTGLSCSRCGRPACPDCLREAPVGFQCTDCVHAGSQQQRRQHRDYQDAGLGGMRTIAGARPSSSVLATQAILAVNVLVFLVTVVQARSLNDNQTSGLFQVGVLWGQATLGAGEWWRLFTSGFLHYGPIHIAVNMFSLWMMGRALEPVFGKVRYLTLYFVSMLGASTAVLLFDSLDGGTAGASGALFGLMGAYGVIVLKLRLNPTGLIITLALNAFITFGVANISILGHVGGLVTGALVTVAILYAPQARQATYQAAGVALLVVAMIGLLVYKDAQVAAQTCQFAQYRGEQVYSCG, encoded by the coding sequence GTGAATCAACCGCCGAACCCCGCCGCCGAACAAGCCGCGCTTCCCGGGTGCTGGTGGCACCCGAACCGCCCGACCGGGCTGAGCTGTTCCCGGTGCGGGCGTCCGGCGTGCCCGGACTGCCTCCGCGAGGCCCCGGTCGGCTTCCAGTGCACCGACTGCGTGCACGCCGGCAGCCAGCAGCAGCGCCGTCAGCACCGTGACTACCAGGACGCCGGCCTCGGCGGCATGCGCACGATCGCCGGAGCCCGGCCGTCGTCGTCCGTCCTGGCGACGCAGGCCATCCTCGCCGTCAACGTCCTCGTCTTCCTCGTGACCGTGGTCCAGGCCCGCAGCCTGAACGACAACCAGACCTCCGGCCTCTTCCAGGTCGGCGTGCTGTGGGGGCAGGCGACGCTCGGCGCCGGCGAGTGGTGGCGGCTGTTCACCTCGGGCTTCCTGCACTACGGGCCCATCCACATCGCGGTCAACATGTTCTCGCTGTGGATGATGGGCCGCGCGCTCGAACCGGTCTTCGGCAAGGTCCGGTACCTCACGCTCTACTTCGTCTCGATGCTCGGCGCGTCGACGGCCGTGCTGCTCTTCGACAGCCTCGACGGTGGCACCGCCGGCGCGTCCGGCGCGCTGTTCGGCCTGATGGGCGCCTACGGCGTCATCGTGCTGAAGCTGCGGCTGAACCCGACCGGGCTGATCATCACGCTCGCGCTGAACGCGTTCATCACCTTCGGCGTCGCGAACATCTCGATCCTCGGCCACGTCGGCGGCCTGGTCACCGGTGCGCTGGTCACCGTGGCGATCCTCTACGCCCCGCAGGCACGGCAGGCCACCTACCAGGCGGCCGGGGTCGCCCTCCTCGTCGTCGCGATGATCGGGCTCCTGGTCTACAAGGACGCCCAGGTCGCGGCGCAGACGTGCCAGTTCGCCCAGTACCGCGGCGAGCAGGTCTACAGCTGCGGCTAG
- a CDS encoding cytochrome P450 gives MSQVDVPHGLPMERDAGPFDPPREITRLREARPVSPLVFPDGHEGWLVTGYEEVRQLMADTRFSSRLDLDVIHVPYETGMPVATEPSPQIPGMFVAMDPPDHSRLRKRLTGAFTVKRMKQLEEHIADVVERQLDHLARLAPPVDLVKEFALPVPSLVICELLGVPYADREKFQADSAQFMVREQSLEEKMGAYIALNTYLSELVTSKRAEPGEDILSDLARHDDLTIEELTGAAFLLLLAGHETTANMLALGTFALLEHPAQRAELRADPELLPGAVEELLRYLSVADIFFRYATEDLELGGETIAKGSTVVVSLLAANHDPRRFDNPDTLDIHRNARGLLSFGHGIHQCLGQQLARVEMRAGFGGLLRRFPTLALAVPAGEVKLRTDMNIYGVHALPVTWTEQPA, from the coding sequence ATGAGCCAGGTCGACGTCCCGCACGGACTTCCCATGGAACGCGACGCGGGCCCCTTCGACCCGCCGCGCGAGATCACCCGGCTGCGCGAGGCTCGCCCGGTCAGCCCGCTGGTCTTCCCCGACGGTCACGAGGGCTGGCTCGTCACCGGCTACGAAGAGGTCCGGCAGCTGATGGCCGACACGCGGTTCAGCTCCCGCCTGGACCTCGACGTCATCCACGTGCCGTACGAGACGGGCATGCCGGTCGCCACCGAGCCGTCCCCGCAGATCCCGGGCATGTTCGTCGCCATGGACCCGCCGGACCACAGCCGGCTGCGCAAGCGGCTCACCGGCGCCTTCACCGTGAAGCGGATGAAGCAGCTCGAAGAGCACATCGCCGACGTCGTCGAGCGGCAGCTGGACCACCTGGCGCGGCTGGCTCCGCCGGTCGACCTGGTCAAGGAGTTCGCGCTCCCGGTGCCGTCGCTGGTGATCTGTGAACTGCTCGGCGTGCCGTACGCGGACCGGGAGAAGTTCCAGGCCGACTCCGCCCAGTTCATGGTCAGGGAGCAGTCGCTCGAGGAGAAGATGGGTGCGTACATCGCGCTCAACACGTACCTCTCCGAACTGGTCACGAGCAAGCGCGCCGAGCCGGGTGAGGACATCCTGTCCGACCTGGCCCGCCACGACGACCTGACCATCGAAGAGCTGACCGGCGCGGCCTTCCTGCTGCTGCTCGCGGGGCACGAGACCACTGCCAACATGCTGGCGCTGGGCACTTTCGCGCTGCTTGAACACCCCGCGCAGCGCGCCGAACTGCGCGCCGACCCGGAACTGCTGCCGGGCGCAGTGGAGGAGCTGCTGCGCTACCTGTCCGTGGCCGACATCTTCTTCCGGTACGCGACGGAAGACCTGGAACTCGGCGGGGAAACGATCGCCAAGGGCTCGACCGTCGTCGTCTCGCTGCTGGCGGCCAACCACGACCCGCGGCGCTTCGACAACCCGGACACGCTCGACATCCACCGCAACGCCCGTGGCCTGCTGTCCTTCGGTCACGGCATCCACCAGTGCCTCGGGCAGCAGCTGGCCCGCGTCGAAATGCGCGCCGGGTTCGGCGGCCTGCTGCGCCGCTTCCCGACCCTGGCACTGGCCGTCCCGGCCGGTGAGGTGAAACTGCGGACCGACATGAACATCTACGGCGTCCACGCGTTGCCGGTCACCTGGACGGAACAGCCGGCGTAG
- a CDS encoding PH domain-containing protein, producing the protein MVSAWAVTALLLAGVVTDAATGDRGGLVLFALATLAVGAFAAHSTLVRPRLAAGTEGLVARTLSGTHRLPWAQTRTRLRTTRRLGRDGVTLEVEHEEQLYVFGWLDLGEDPRDVLDVLSTLRS; encoded by the coding sequence GTGGTATCGGCTTGGGCGGTCACCGCGCTGCTGCTGGCCGGCGTGGTGACCGACGCGGCGACCGGCGACCGCGGCGGCCTGGTGCTGTTCGCACTGGCGACGCTGGCCGTCGGCGCGTTCGCCGCCCACTCGACGCTCGTGCGGCCCCGGCTGGCCGCCGGCACCGAGGGCCTGGTCGCCCGGACGCTGAGCGGCACGCACCGGCTGCCGTGGGCCCAGACCCGTACGCGGCTGCGCACGACCCGCAGACTGGGCCGCGACGGCGTCACGCTCGAGGTCGAGCACGAGGAGCAGCTGTACGTCTTCGGGTGGCTCGACCTCGGCGAGGACCCCCGCGACGTCCTCGACGTGCTCAGCACGCTGCGCAGCTAG